A window of Diospyros lotus cultivar Yz01 chromosome 14, ASM1463336v1, whole genome shotgun sequence contains these coding sequences:
- the LOC127789517 gene encoding cytochrome b-c1 complex subunit 9-like, protein MEWLKAGRSGGSLLEGLYRLLMRRNSVYVTFVVAGAFLGEWAVDKGVRKLWEYNNVGKRYEDIPVLGARQSESEE, encoded by the exons GCTGGAAGAAGCGGCGGAAGCCTTCTGGAAGGGCTGTACAGACTCCTCATGCGGCGCAACTCTGTCTATGTCACCTTCGTCGTCGCCGGAGCCTTCCTCGGCGAATGG GCTGTGGACAAGGGAGTGCGGAAGCTCTGGGAATACAACAATGTCGGG AAACGATACGAAGACATTCCAGTTCTGGGAGCAAGGCAATCAGAATCAGAAGAATGA